A single window of Sphaerodactylus townsendi isolate TG3544 linkage group LG05, MPM_Stown_v2.3, whole genome shotgun sequence DNA harbors:
- the LOC125433255 gene encoding SH2 domain-containing adapter protein D-like: protein MAKWLKDYLSFGSRRSPPQPPKPDYTESEILKAYRAQKSLDFEDPYEDGDSKPEPEPGGSPGKGVAAGSGSEGKYGSPKHRLIKVDSSDLNRSKALLATAAEESGALLDQAEVAV, encoded by the exons ATGGCCAAGTGGCTGAAAGACTACTTGAGTTTTGGGAGCAGGAGGTCTCCCCCGCAGCCCCCCAAGCCGGACTACACGGAAAGCGAGATCTTGAAGGCCTACCGGGCCCAGAAGAGCCTAGACTTTGAGGACCCTTACGAGGACGGGGACAGCAAACCTGAACCCGAGCCCGGCGGGTCCCCCGGCAAAGGTGTCGCCGCCGGCAGCGGTTCGGAAGGGAAGTATGGCTCTCCGAAACACCGCCTTATCAAAGTGGACTCCTCCGATCTCAACCGGAGCAAAGCTCTCTTGGCTACTGCCGCGGAGGAATCCGGAGCGCTGCTGGATCAG GCAGAAGTTGCTGTTTGA